A DNA window from Clavibacter sepedonicus contains the following coding sequences:
- a CDS encoding GuaB3 family IMP dehydrogenase-related protein: MSDVEIGRAKRARRVYAFDDIAIVPSRRTRDPQDVSVSWSIDAYQFEIPFLAAPMDSVVSPATAIAMGRFGGLGVLDLEGLWTRYEHPERLLEEIRSLPPESATARMQQIYSEPIKPELITARIAEIRAAGVVVAAALSPQRTADHYETVVAAGVDLFVIRGTTVSAEHVSKGAAPLNLKKFIYELDVPVIVGGAATYTAALHLMRTGAAGVLVGFGGGAASTTRSTLGIHAPMATALSDVAGARRDYMDESGGRYVHVIADGGLGSSGDIVKAIAVGADAVMLGSTLARATDAPGQGFHWGAEAHHSELPRGHRVRVDQVAPLEQILYGPSTTADGSANLVGALRRAMATTGYSDLKEFQRVEVVVAPYGK, from the coding sequence GTGAGTGATGTAGAGATCGGCCGCGCCAAGCGCGCCCGCCGCGTGTACGCGTTCGACGACATCGCCATCGTCCCGTCGAGGCGCACGCGCGACCCGCAGGACGTGTCGGTCTCGTGGTCCATCGACGCGTACCAGTTCGAGATCCCGTTCCTCGCGGCACCCATGGACTCCGTGGTCTCCCCGGCGACGGCCATCGCCATGGGGCGCTTCGGCGGCCTCGGCGTCCTCGACCTCGAGGGCCTCTGGACGCGGTACGAGCACCCGGAGCGCCTGCTCGAGGAGATCCGCTCGCTGCCGCCCGAGTCGGCGACCGCCCGCATGCAGCAGATCTACTCGGAGCCGATCAAGCCCGAGCTCATCACGGCGCGCATCGCGGAGATCCGCGCGGCCGGCGTCGTGGTGGCCGCGGCGCTGTCGCCCCAGCGCACCGCCGACCACTACGAGACCGTGGTGGCGGCCGGCGTCGACCTCTTCGTCATCCGCGGCACCACCGTCTCCGCCGAGCACGTGTCCAAGGGCGCGGCTCCCCTCAACCTCAAGAAGTTCATCTACGAGCTCGACGTGCCCGTCATCGTCGGCGGCGCGGCCACCTATACGGCCGCCCTGCACCTCATGCGCACGGGCGCGGCGGGCGTGCTCGTCGGGTTCGGCGGGGGAGCGGCGTCCACGACGCGCTCCACCCTCGGGATCCACGCGCCCATGGCCACCGCGCTCTCCGACGTCGCCGGCGCCCGCCGCGACTACATGGACGAGTCCGGAGGCCGGTACGTGCACGTCATCGCCGACGGCGGCCTCGGCAGCTCGGGCGACATCGTCAAGGCCATCGCGGTCGGCGCCGACGCGGTCATGCTCGGATCCACGCTCGCCCGCGCCACGGACGCGCCCGGCCAGGGCTTCCACTGGGGCGCCGAGGCGCACCACTCCGAGCTGCCCCGCGGCCACCGTGTGCGCGTCGACCAGGTCGCACCGCTCGAGCAGATCCTCTACGGCCCGTCGACCACGGCCGACGGCAGCGCCAACCTGGTGGGTGCCCTGCGCCGCGCCATGGCCACCACCGGCTACTCCGACCTCAAGGAGTTCCAGCGCGTCGAGGTCGTCGTCGCGCCGTACGGCAAGTAG
- a CDS encoding cation:proton antiporter regulatory subunit, translating into MAEVRRVKLPGVGVLHTFITDDGGKVGVIAHRSGHSDLITFSEEQDGPDTQKVSLRLSEDEAHTLAELLGGTRITESLDKLDQIPGLSIDWFTVDYDDHIAGQALGNLASRGVVGLTVVAVVRGESANPAPSDDFTVYPGDTLVVAGSPEKVAKAFAFYRTGEFPHRPAPGSAPDGG; encoded by the coding sequence ATGGCGGAGGTCCGTCGCGTCAAGCTGCCGGGTGTCGGCGTGCTGCACACCTTCATCACCGACGACGGGGGCAAGGTCGGCGTCATCGCCCACCGCTCCGGCCACAGCGACCTCATCACCTTCTCCGAGGAGCAGGACGGGCCCGACACGCAGAAGGTGTCGCTCCGCCTGAGCGAGGACGAGGCGCACACGCTCGCCGAGCTGCTCGGTGGCACGCGCATCACGGAGTCGCTCGACAAGCTCGACCAGATCCCCGGCCTCAGCATCGACTGGTTCACGGTCGACTACGACGACCACATCGCCGGCCAGGCGCTCGGCAACCTCGCCTCGCGCGGCGTCGTCGGGCTCACGGTCGTGGCGGTCGTCCGCGGCGAGTCCGCCAACCCCGCTCCGTCGGACGACTTCACCGTCTACCCGGGTGACACGCTCGTCGTCGCCGGATCCCCCGAGAAGGTCGCCAAGGCCTTCGCGTTCTACCGGACGGGTGAGTTCCCGCACCGCCCCGCGCCCGGCTCCGCGCCGGACGGAGGGTAG
- a CDS encoding cation:proton antiporter — protein sequence MHHGLDLIVLGLLFVLAYAFGQLGKRIGLPAIPIYMLVGLLASPNVDWFPLDFASGDIELIAVFGLILLLFNLGLEFDQDEFFGNAGKLIISGGSYVLINMGVGFAFGFALGWGTCEALIIAGMTATSSSAIVTKLLIELNRLANDETPMILGVTVVEDIFIAVYLAIVSVVLSGQTEPWAVVGQLAVSFAFLVVMFTVARKGGAFLSRFMRTRDVELFTVLFFGLAILFGGIGEVLGVTDAIGAFLIGLVLGATRVRNRIEQIAIPLRDVFGAFFFLNFGLALDPGEFPTVVVPVLGAVLMTVVLNLIAGQFVAWLNGHGAQAGINTAFILQNRGEFALILATLSLSAGLDERIQPFAGLYVLVMAIMGPLLAANSVRIGTAVLPTRYRSATKRAAEKAERDAERAGALALFEAAERGAHAPADAFDDGLAVAGSRPGTATRGTTPGTGPETEDVPGTPRAADADADADGPDGRGPAPARRRAEQAGQQSDHDTWTPPTREREPDY from the coding sequence GTGCACCACGGCCTCGACCTCATCGTCCTCGGCCTGCTGTTCGTCCTCGCCTACGCGTTCGGCCAGCTCGGCAAGCGCATCGGCCTGCCCGCGATCCCCATCTACATGCTCGTCGGGCTCCTCGCGAGCCCGAACGTCGACTGGTTCCCCCTCGACTTCGCCTCGGGTGACATCGAGCTGATCGCCGTCTTCGGCCTGATCCTCCTGCTGTTCAACCTCGGGCTGGAGTTCGACCAGGACGAGTTCTTCGGCAACGCCGGGAAGCTCATCATCTCGGGCGGCTCGTACGTGCTCATCAACATGGGCGTCGGCTTCGCGTTCGGGTTCGCCCTCGGCTGGGGCACCTGCGAGGCGCTCATCATCGCGGGGATGACGGCGACCTCCTCGAGCGCCATCGTCACCAAGCTGCTCATCGAGCTGAACCGGCTCGCCAACGACGAGACGCCCATGATCCTGGGCGTCACCGTGGTCGAGGACATCTTCATCGCGGTCTACCTCGCCATCGTGTCCGTCGTGCTGAGCGGCCAGACCGAGCCGTGGGCGGTGGTGGGCCAGCTGGCGGTGTCGTTCGCGTTCCTCGTCGTGATGTTCACGGTGGCGCGCAAGGGCGGGGCGTTCCTGTCGCGCTTCATGCGCACCCGCGACGTCGAGCTGTTCACGGTCCTGTTCTTCGGCCTCGCGATCCTCTTCGGCGGCATCGGCGAGGTGCTCGGCGTCACCGACGCGATCGGGGCGTTCCTCATCGGGCTCGTGCTCGGTGCCACGCGCGTGCGCAACCGGATCGAGCAGATCGCCATCCCGCTGCGCGACGTGTTCGGCGCCTTCTTCTTCCTGAACTTCGGCCTCGCGCTGGATCCCGGCGAGTTCCCCACGGTCGTCGTCCCGGTGCTTGGCGCTGTGCTCATGACGGTCGTGCTCAACCTCATCGCCGGGCAGTTCGTCGCCTGGCTCAACGGGCACGGCGCGCAGGCCGGCATCAACACGGCCTTCATCCTGCAGAACCGCGGCGAGTTCGCGCTCATCCTCGCGACCCTGTCGCTGTCGGCGGGGCTCGACGAGCGGATCCAGCCCTTCGCGGGTCTCTACGTGCTGGTGATGGCGATCATGGGGCCGCTCCTCGCCGCGAACTCGGTGCGCATCGGCACGGCCGTGCTGCCCACGAGGTACCGCTCCGCCACGAAGCGCGCGGCCGAGAAGGCCGAGCGCGACGCGGAGCGGGCCGGGGCGCTCGCGCTGTTCGAGGCGGCCGAGCGCGGGGCGCATGCGCCCGCCGACGCCTTCGACGACGGACTCGCGGTGGCGGGCTCCCGGCCGGGCACGGCGACCCGCGGCACCACGCCCGGCACCGGGCCCGAGACCGAGGACGTGCCCGGCACCCCGCGGGCCGCGGATGCCGACGCGGACGCGGACGGCCCCGACGGCCGGGGTCCCGCGCCCGCCCGCCGCCGCGCCGAGCAGGCCGGCCAGCAGTCCGACCACGACACCTGGACACCGCCCACCCGCGAACGGGAACCCGACTACTGA
- a CDS encoding SURF1 family cytochrome oxidase biogenesis protein produces the protein MTHASDPRTHAEPRPDAEPAGSGPGGRDAPGPSLGQVARRPRSVALLALALVIAAGFAALGQWQLARAVESGVVIERDTETALPLGTLVEPQGYVTDRSAGHMVTVAGSLVPGDFVVVSDRLNAGRTGAWVVGHLSITDDGGSADPAPDALPDSVPVALGWAATDEEAAGVAAKLNAGDGSPVGVQEIVGRFLPSEQPEPAGEGQDPERMTRLSTAALINLWPGELGDVYNGFIVASTPVAGLTAIDSPPPSEAVQLNWLNIFYAAEWAVFAIFAIVVWYRTVRDTWTREQPGYRDDDDDDDDDDPLPEGGLDDAAGAPGRGIRADADR, from the coding sequence ATGACGCACGCATCCGACCCCCGCACCCACGCCGAGCCGCGTCCCGACGCCGAGCCCGCGGGATCCGGCCCGGGCGGCCGCGACGCCCCCGGCCCCAGCCTCGGCCAGGTCGCACGCCGCCCCCGCTCTGTCGCGCTGCTGGCGCTGGCCCTGGTCATCGCGGCGGGCTTCGCCGCGCTCGGGCAGTGGCAGCTGGCGCGCGCGGTCGAGTCGGGCGTCGTCATCGAGCGCGACACCGAGACGGCGCTGCCGCTCGGCACGCTGGTCGAGCCGCAGGGCTACGTCACCGACCGGTCCGCCGGGCACATGGTCACCGTCGCCGGCTCCCTGGTCCCCGGCGACTTCGTCGTCGTCTCCGACCGCCTCAACGCCGGCCGCACCGGGGCCTGGGTGGTCGGTCACCTGTCGATCACGGACGACGGCGGCTCCGCGGATCCCGCGCCCGACGCGCTGCCGGACAGCGTCCCCGTCGCGCTCGGCTGGGCCGCGACCGACGAGGAGGCAGCCGGCGTCGCCGCGAAGCTGAACGCGGGCGACGGATCCCCCGTGGGAGTCCAGGAGATCGTCGGCCGCTTCCTGCCGAGCGAGCAGCCCGAGCCCGCAGGCGAAGGCCAGGACCCCGAGCGCATGACCCGGCTCAGCACGGCCGCGCTCATCAACCTCTGGCCGGGCGAGCTGGGCGACGTCTACAACGGCTTTATCGTCGCGTCGACGCCCGTGGCCGGCCTTACCGCGATCGACTCGCCGCCGCCCAGCGAGGCCGTGCAGCTCAACTGGCTCAACATCTTCTACGCGGCGGAGTGGGCGGTCTTCGCGATCTTCGCGATCGTGGTCTGGTACCGCACGGTGCGCGACACGTGGACCCGCGAGCAGCCCGGATACCGCGATGACGACGACGACGATGACGACGACGACCCGCTCCCCGAGGGCGGCCTCGACGACGCCGCCGGCGCTCCTGGTCGCGGGATCCGCGCAGACGCCGACCGGTAG
- a CDS encoding DUF3817 domain-containing protein has translation MAYGLKRSDVPQIRRVLGFYRVMAFITGAFLLLLVVEMGIKYLPGFQFVDGSLQYLAGAGYELELNGPSGFLALSPADTLTGTNLSLLIQIVHGNIYVVYLISDFLLWQKMRWSFTRFILIAAGGVVPFLSFIVEARIARRVREVIAKLEAPRRPAPAADDRDDADPRPIDPTTTTEATT, from the coding sequence ATGGCCTACGGACTCAAGCGCTCCGACGTCCCGCAGATCCGGAGGGTCCTCGGCTTCTACCGCGTCATGGCGTTCATCACCGGCGCGTTCCTGCTCCTCCTCGTCGTGGAGATGGGCATCAAGTACCTGCCCGGCTTCCAGTTCGTCGACGGATCTCTGCAGTACCTGGCCGGCGCCGGCTACGAGCTCGAGCTGAACGGCCCGTCCGGCTTCCTCGCGCTGTCGCCCGCGGACACGCTCACCGGCACGAACCTGAGCCTCCTGATCCAGATCGTCCACGGCAACATCTACGTCGTCTACCTCATCAGCGACTTCCTGCTCTGGCAGAAGATGCGCTGGTCGTTCACCCGCTTCATCCTCATCGCCGCGGGCGGCGTCGTGCCGTTCCTCTCCTTCATCGTCGAGGCGCGCATCGCCCGCCGGGTGCGGGAGGTCATCGCGAAGCTCGAGGCGCCGCGCCGCCCGGCACCCGCCGCCGACGACCGCGACGACGCGGATCCCCGACCCATCGACCCGACCACCACCACGGAGGCCACCACTTGA
- the guaA gene encoding glutamine-hydrolyzing GMP synthase has translation MSVDNPTNQRPVLVVDFGAQYAQLIARRVREANVYSEIVPSTITAEEIRAKDPSGIVLSGGPSSVYEEGSPGLDEGILELGVPVLGICYGFQVMARALGGEVAHTGQREYGSTAVTLTPGSTLLDGQPDDQTVWMSHGDSVSKAPEGFEILASSASTPVAAFASDERRLYGVQWHPEVKHSAHGQAVLENFLHRAAGIPGDWNSGNVIAEQVERIRAQVGDARVICGLSGGVDSAVAAAIVHRAVGDQLTCVFVDHGLLRQDERRQVEEDYVAATGVRLVTVDAADQFLDGLAGVTDPEAKRKIIGREFIRSFEGAAEALVLEAKADGEPIRFLVQGTLYPDVVESGGGTGTANIKSHHNVGGLPEDLKFELVEPLRTLFKDEVRAIGRELGLPEAIVGRQPFPGPGLGIRIVGEVTAERLELLRKADAIARAELTAAGLDDEIWQCPVVLLADVRSVGVQGDGRTYGHPIVLRPVSSEDAMTADWTRLPYDVLARISNRITNEVDGVNRVVLDVTSKPPGTIEWE, from the coding sequence TTGAGCGTCGACAACCCCACGAACCAGCGCCCCGTCCTCGTCGTCGACTTCGGCGCCCAGTACGCGCAGCTGATCGCCCGCCGCGTCCGCGAGGCCAACGTGTACTCGGAGATCGTGCCGTCCACGATCACGGCCGAGGAGATCCGGGCGAAGGACCCGTCGGGCATCGTCCTCAGCGGCGGTCCGTCCAGCGTCTACGAGGAGGGCTCGCCCGGCCTCGACGAGGGGATCCTCGAGCTCGGCGTCCCCGTGCTCGGCATCTGCTACGGCTTCCAGGTCATGGCCCGCGCGCTCGGCGGCGAGGTCGCGCACACCGGTCAGCGCGAGTATGGATCCACGGCGGTCACCCTCACGCCCGGCAGCACCCTGCTCGACGGCCAGCCCGACGACCAGACCGTGTGGATGAGCCACGGCGACTCCGTGTCGAAGGCGCCCGAGGGCTTCGAGATCCTCGCCTCCAGCGCGTCCACGCCCGTCGCCGCGTTCGCGAGCGACGAGCGCCGCCTCTACGGCGTGCAGTGGCACCCCGAGGTCAAGCATTCCGCGCACGGCCAGGCCGTGCTCGAGAACTTCCTGCACCGCGCCGCCGGCATCCCCGGCGACTGGAACAGCGGCAACGTCATCGCCGAGCAAGTCGAGCGGATCCGCGCCCAGGTCGGTGACGCCCGCGTCATCTGCGGCCTCTCCGGCGGCGTCGACTCCGCTGTCGCCGCCGCGATCGTGCACCGAGCGGTCGGCGACCAGCTCACGTGCGTCTTCGTCGACCACGGCCTCCTCCGCCAGGACGAGCGCCGCCAGGTCGAGGAGGACTACGTGGCCGCCACGGGCGTGCGGCTCGTCACGGTGGATGCGGCCGACCAGTTCCTCGACGGCCTCGCGGGCGTCACGGATCCCGAGGCCAAGCGCAAGATCATCGGCCGCGAGTTCATCCGCAGCTTCGAGGGCGCCGCCGAGGCGCTCGTGCTCGAGGCGAAGGCCGACGGCGAGCCGATCCGCTTCCTCGTGCAGGGCACGCTCTACCCGGATGTGGTGGAGTCGGGCGGCGGCACGGGCACCGCGAACATCAAGAGCCACCACAACGTCGGCGGTCTGCCGGAGGACCTCAAGTTCGAGCTCGTCGAGCCGCTCCGCACCCTCTTCAAGGACGAGGTGCGCGCCATCGGCCGCGAGCTCGGCCTGCCCGAGGCCATCGTGGGCCGCCAGCCGTTCCCCGGTCCCGGCCTCGGGATCCGCATCGTCGGCGAGGTCACGGCCGAGCGCCTCGAGCTGCTCCGCAAGGCCGACGCCATCGCGCGTGCCGAGCTCACCGCGGCCGGCCTCGACGACGAGATCTGGCAGTGCCCGGTCGTGCTCCTCGCCGATGTCCGCTCGGTCGGCGTGCAGGGCGACGGCCGCACCTACGGCCACCCCATCGTGCTGCGCCCCGTCTCCAGCGAGGACGCGATGACCGCCGACTGGACCCGCCTGCCGTACGACGTGCTCGCGCGCATCTCGAACCGCATCACGAACGAGGTCGACGGGGTCAACCGCGTCGTGCTCGACGTCACGTCGAAGCCGCCGGGCACCATCGAATGGGAGTGA
- a CDS encoding glycerophosphodiester phosphodiesterase family protein, translating to MRGVDHAPRTRPLVIAHRGASGYRPEHSAAAVRLGFAQGADAVEPDLVASSDGVLVIRHENELSGTTDVADRPEFADRRATRVVDGVERSGWFTEDMTWAEIRTLRCRERVPAARPDSAAHDDQETVLSLPDLLRIIDQESARHGRPLGMVAEMKHATHFAALGMPLDELLARDLREHGWAEDASRLTIESFERSALLGVRAHGIAARLVYLLDGRGAAIDEVARDGDSAITFDEQLTDAGLAALAEEVDGISVGVERICPAGGFGSAGEAAPVSDLVPRAHDAGLSVFTWTLRPENAFLPQPLRGPGARSAHGDFRTHWGRLLDSGVDGVFVDHPDLAVELVGDRAAGAAS from the coding sequence GTGCGCGGCGTGGATCACGCCCCTCGCACTCGCCCCCTCGTCATCGCCCATCGCGGAGCCAGCGGCTACCGCCCCGAGCACTCCGCCGCCGCCGTGCGGCTCGGCTTCGCGCAGGGCGCGGACGCGGTCGAACCCGACCTCGTCGCCTCGTCCGACGGCGTGCTCGTCATCCGGCACGAGAACGAGCTGTCCGGCACGACCGACGTGGCCGACCGCCCGGAGTTCGCCGACCGCCGGGCCACCCGCGTCGTCGACGGCGTGGAGCGCAGCGGCTGGTTCACGGAGGACATGACGTGGGCGGAGATCCGCACGCTCCGCTGCCGGGAGCGGGTCCCCGCGGCCCGGCCGGACAGCGCAGCCCACGACGACCAGGAGACCGTGCTGTCCCTTCCCGACCTGCTGCGGATCATCGACCAGGAGTCGGCGCGCCACGGCCGGCCGCTCGGCATGGTCGCGGAGATGAAGCACGCCACGCACTTCGCCGCCCTCGGCATGCCGCTCGACGAGCTCCTCGCCCGCGACCTGCGCGAGCACGGCTGGGCGGAGGACGCGTCGCGCCTCACGATCGAGTCCTTCGAGCGGAGCGCGCTCCTCGGCGTCCGGGCTCACGGCATCGCGGCGCGACTGGTGTACCTCCTCGACGGACGCGGCGCGGCGATCGACGAGGTCGCCCGCGACGGCGACTCCGCCATCACGTTCGACGAGCAGCTGACGGATGCGGGGCTCGCGGCGCTCGCCGAGGAGGTGGACGGGATCAGCGTCGGCGTCGAGCGCATCTGCCCCGCGGGCGGCTTCGGTTCCGCCGGCGAGGCTGCCCCCGTGTCCGACCTGGTGCCACGCGCTCACGATGCCGGCCTCTCGGTCTTCACCTGGACGCTGCGTCCGGAGAACGCGTTCCTGCCCCAGCCCCTCCGCGGTCCCGGTGCGAGGTCCGCCCACGGTGACTTCCGCACTCACTGGGGGCGCCTCCTCGACTCGGGCGTCGACGGCGTCTTCGTCGACCATCCGGATCTCGCCGTGGAGCTCGTGGGCGATCGCGCGGCGGGCGCCGCGAGCTAG
- a CDS encoding IS481-like element IS1121 family transposase, translating to MSHGNARLTVHGRVLLVRRVVEDRRPVAHVARELGVSRQCAHRWVNRFRAEGLRGLTDRSSRPRSVPRRTSPERERAVLEARAQLRAGPARLAPVTGVPSRTISRILRRHGAPPLAWLDPVTGAVIRASRSTAHRYEHEHPGDLIHVDVKKLGRIPDGGGWRVHGRSEQVRGRGIGFDYVHAAVDDHTRLAYAEIHPDEKGATAAGFLTRAAAYFAGRGITRIERVITDNAFAYRHSTAFKNAVQDLGARQKFIRPHCPWQNGKVERFNRTLATEWAYRQPFTSNQHRADALDPFIEHYNTERIHSSHGLTPAARVSPTS from the coding sequence ATGTCCCACGGTAATGCTCGTCTGACGGTTCACGGGAGGGTTCTCCTCGTGCGGCGGGTGGTGGAGGATCGTCGGCCGGTCGCGCACGTCGCGCGGGAGCTGGGGGTGTCGCGGCAGTGCGCGCATCGATGGGTGAACCGGTTCCGTGCCGAGGGGCTGCGAGGGCTGACGGATCGGTCATCGCGGCCCCGGTCAGTACCGAGGCGAACGAGCCCGGAGCGGGAACGGGCCGTGCTGGAAGCGCGGGCCCAGTTGCGGGCGGGTCCTGCGCGGCTGGCGCCGGTGACAGGTGTTCCATCCCGTACGATCTCCCGCATCCTGCGCCGGCACGGGGCGCCGCCGTTGGCATGGTTGGACCCCGTCACCGGGGCCGTGATCCGGGCATCCCGGTCAACGGCGCACCGGTATGAGCACGAGCATCCGGGTGATCTGATCCACGTGGACGTGAAGAAGCTCGGGAGGATCCCGGACGGAGGCGGCTGGCGGGTCCACGGGCGCAGCGAGCAGGTCCGCGGCCGCGGGATCGGGTTCGATTACGTCCATGCCGCGGTCGATGACCACACCCGTCTCGCCTACGCGGAGATCCATCCCGATGAGAAAGGCGCGACCGCGGCCGGGTTCCTGACCCGCGCAGCGGCGTACTTCGCCGGGCGCGGGATCACCCGGATCGAGCGGGTCATCACGGACAACGCGTTCGCCTACCGGCACTCGACCGCGTTCAAGAACGCCGTCCAGGACCTGGGCGCGCGGCAGAAGTTCATCCGCCCGCACTGCCCCTGGCAGAACGGCAAGGTCGAGCGCTTCAACCGGACCCTCGCGACCGAGTGGGCCTACCGGCAACCCTTCACCAGCAACCAACACCGCGCCGACGCGCTTGACCCCTTCATCGAGCACTACAACACTGAACGAATCCACTCAAGCCACGGGCTCACGCCCGCGGCCCGAGTGTCACCAACGTCATGA
- a CDS encoding TOMM precursor leader peptide-binding protein, protein MDSSTTYSVSPRYAVREVEDTLHLLGGRELVSLQLPSGDAVSAVSRLLSRPFTRADLDRAFAAHAPAVARLVDELVLRDVVVGAPDGSAGSVPDELAHVLDEARRNGGDRTGLGPVRDPASPARVALVGDMIPSLLTGLAEALPSAELGDEDDADLVIAVASRPVLRDVGARMHAAGRPWLPVYPFDGRFQLVGPVVVPGEGPCLECVALRWASTTPFAADHAAAADAVAVVPRDPSLDAITAGFAARYAARWIHAHDWLVASTVLVIEPKLMEAEAHAVFRVARCGTCGPRPYAGVVSPWRA, encoded by the coding sequence ATGGATTCGTCGACCACGTACTCGGTGAGTCCCCGCTACGCCGTCAGGGAGGTGGAGGACACCCTCCACCTCCTCGGCGGTCGTGAGCTGGTCTCCCTGCAGCTGCCCTCGGGCGATGCCGTCTCCGCGGTGTCGCGCCTCCTCTCCCGTCCCTTCACCCGCGCGGACCTCGACCGGGCGTTCGCCGCGCACGCCCCCGCCGTGGCGCGCCTGGTCGACGAGCTCGTGCTGCGCGACGTCGTGGTCGGGGCGCCGGACGGCTCCGCGGGATCCGTCCCCGACGAGCTCGCGCACGTCCTCGACGAGGCGCGGCGCAACGGCGGCGACCGCACCGGGCTCGGCCCCGTGCGCGACCCCGCCTCGCCCGCCCGCGTCGCGCTCGTGGGCGACATGATCCCCTCGCTCCTCACGGGCCTCGCGGAGGCGCTCCCCTCCGCCGAGCTCGGCGACGAGGACGACGCGGACCTGGTCATCGCGGTCGCCTCCCGGCCCGTCCTCCGGGACGTCGGGGCGCGCATGCACGCCGCCGGGCGCCCGTGGCTCCCGGTGTACCCGTTCGACGGCCGGTTCCAGCTCGTCGGGCCGGTGGTCGTGCCCGGGGAGGGGCCGTGCCTCGAGTGCGTCGCGCTGCGCTGGGCGTCGACCACGCCGTTCGCCGCGGATCACGCCGCGGCGGCCGACGCGGTCGCCGTCGTGCCGCGCGACCCGAGCCTCGACGCCATCACGGCCGGGTTCGCCGCGCGCTACGCCGCTCGGTGGATCCACGCCCACGATTGGCTCGTCGCCAGCACCGTGCTCGTGATCGAGCCCAAGCTCATGGAGGCGGAGGCGCACGCCGTGTTCAGGGTCGCCCGGTGCGGCACGTGCGGTCCCCGCCCCTACGCGGGAGTCGTCTCGCCGTGGCGCGCATGA